One genomic segment of Macaca fascicularis isolate 582-1 chromosome 19, T2T-MFA8v1.1 includes these proteins:
- the ZSWIM4 gene encoding zinc finger SWIM domain-containing protein 4 isoform X3, with translation MNRDQLQKFVQYLISAHHTEVLPTAQRLADEILLLGSEINLVHGAPDPTAGAGIEDANCWHLDEEQIQEQVKQLLSNGGYYGASQQLRSMFSKVREMLRMRDSNGARMLILMTEQFLQDPRLALWRQQGAGMTDKCRQLWDELGALWVCVVLSPHCKPEERAGWLQLLSRWDKLDVCPLEEGNYSFDGPSLQPTVAPIPGSEEEEEVAATSPRHTVFGRALLAGELHWNDAYLQRILASDSYGPSLTGSVGGDKPTFDPQGRPLWLGEPFPTACARVDTLRAHGYPRQALRLASAIINTLRLQRRHQLESYKQQKKELLQKGSTCITNTEGWVGHPLDPIGCLCRALLEACRLEEEALTLYPDSGPEKRKVAYQHVPVPGSPGESYLVLALEVALLGLGQQRALPEGLYAQDKVVRNEEQLLALLEEVELDERLVQVLRKQAGLLLEGGPFSGFGEVLFRESVPMHTCARYLFTALLPHDPDLAYRLALRAMRLPVLETAFPAGEPHPSPLDSIMSNRFPRWFILGHLETRQCELASTMLTAAKGDPKWLHAVLGSIQQNIHSPALLFKLAQDACKTATPVSAPPDTTLLGIALELGLQVMRMTLNIMTWRRREMVRWLVSCATEIGPQALMNIMQNWYSLFTPVEAATIVAVTGTTHATLLRLQLDTPRREELWACARTLALQCAMKDPQNCALPALTLCEKNHSAFEAAYQIVLDAAAGGLGHAHLFTVARYMEHRGLPLRAYKLATLALAQLSIAFNQDSHPAVNDVLWACSLSHSLGRHELSAIVPLIIRSIHCAPMLSDILRRWTLSAPGLGPLGARRATKPLGADRAPLCQLLDAAVTAYITTSHSRLTHISPRHYGDFIEFLGKARETFLLAPDGHLQFAQFLENLKQTYKGKKKLMLLVRERFG, from the exons ATGAACCGGGACCAGCTGCAGAAGTTCGTGCAATACCTCATCAGCGCCCACCACACTGAGGTGCTGCCCACCGCTCAGCGCTTGGCTGATGAGATCCTCCTGCTGGGCTCTGAGATCAACTTGGTGCATG gcGCCCCAGACCCCACCGCTGGCGCAGGAATCGAGGACGCCAACTGCTGGCACCTGGACGAGGAGCAGATCCAGGAGCAGGTGAAGCAACTGCTGTCCAACGGCGGCTACTACGGGGCTAGCCAGCAGCTGCGCTCCATGTTCAGCAAG GTGCGGGAGATGCTGCGAATGCGGGACTCCAACGGAGCGCGCATGCTGATCCTCATGACCGAGCAGTTCCTGCAGGACCCGCGCCTGGCCCTGTGGCGGCAGCAGGGCGCCGGCATGACGGACAAGTGCCGGCAGCTCTGGGATGAGCTGG GGGCCCTGTGGGTTTGCGTCGTCCTGAGCCCCCACTGCAAACCAGAGGAAAGGGCAGGCTGGCTCCAGCTGCTCAGCAGGTGGGACAAGCTCGACGTGTGCCCACTGGAAGAAGGCAACTACTCCTTCGACGGCCCCAGCCTGCAGCCCACCGTGGCCCCCATCCCAG GCtcggaggaagaggaagaggtggcAGCCACAAGTCCCCGCCACACGGTATTTGGCCGCGCCTTGCTGGCTGGAGAGCTGCACTGGAATGACGCCTACCTGCAGAGGATCCTGGCCAGTGACTCCTACGGGCCCAGCCTCACAGGCAGCGTGGGTGGGGACAAACCGACTTTCGACCCCCAGGGCCGCCCACTGTGGCTGGGAGAACCTTTCCCCACTGCCTGCGCCCGTGTGGACACCCTGCGTGCCCACGGATACCCCCGGCAAGCCCTGCGGCTGGCCAGTGCCATCATCAACACGCTCCGGCTGCAGCGGCGGCATCAGCTGGAGAGCTACAAGCAGCAGAAAAAAG AGCTGCTCCAGAAGGGTTCCACCTGCATCACCAACACTGAAGGATGGGTGGGGCACCCCCTGGACCCCATTGGCTGCCTCTGCAGGGCGCTCCTGGAGGCCTGTCGTCTGGAGGAGGAGGCACTTACCCTTTACCCAG ACTCAGGCCCCGAGAAGCGGAAGGTGGCCTACCAGCACGTGCCTGTGCCCGGGAGCCCTGGAGAGTCCTATTTGGTGCTGGCGCTGGAGGTGGcactgctggggctggggcagcagCGGGCCCTGCCGGAGGGGCTGTACGCCCAGGACAAGGTGGTGCGCAACGAGGAGCAGCTGCTGGCCCTGCTGGAGGAAGTGGAATTGGATGAGCGGTTGGTGCAAGTGCTGCGCAAACAGGCGGGGCTGCTGCTGGAAG GGGGTCCCTTCAGTGGCTTCGGGGAGGTGCTGTTCCGGGAGAGCGTGCCCATGCACACCTGTGCCCGCTACCTGTTCACTGCACTGCTGCCTCATGACCCCGACCTGGCCTATCGCCTCGCGCTGCGAGCCATGAG GCTGCCTGTACTGGAGACAGCATTTCCTGCTGGAGAACCTCATCCCAGCCCACTGGACTCCATCATGAGCAACCGCTTCCCCCGCTGGTTCATCCTTGGCCACCTGGAGACCCGCCAGTGTGAACTGGCTTCCACCATGTTGACAGCCGCCAAGG GAGACCCCAAGTGGCTACACGCGGTACTGGGCTCCATCCAGCAGAACATCCACTCTCCCGCCCTGCTCTTCAAGCTGGCGCAAGACGCCTGCAAGACAGCCACCCCGGTTAGCGCCCCACCAGACACCACGCTGCTGGGCATCGCActggagctggggctgcag GTGATGCGGATGACTCTGAACATAATGACCTGGCGGCGGAGGGAGATGGTGCGCTGGCTGGTCAGCTGTGCCACAGAGATTG gcccgcAAGCCCTGATGAATATCATGCAGAACTGGTATTCCCTATTCACACCGGTGGAGGCGGCCACTATCGTAGCAGTGACGGGCACCACACACGCCACTCTGCTGCGACTGCAGCTGGACACACCCCGGAGGGAGGAGCTCTGGGCCTGCGCCCGCACCCTGGCCTTGCAGTGCGCCATGAAGGATCCTCAGAACTGCGCTTTGCCTGCCCTGACCCTGTGTGAGAAGAACCACTCGGCCTTCGAGGCGGCCTACCAGATCGTGCTGGACGCGGCGGCCGGCGGCCTGGGCCACGCCCACCTCTTCACTGTGGCCCGCTATATGGAGCACCGCGGGCTGCCGCTCCGGGCCTACAAGCTGGCAACGCTGGCCCTGGCGCAGCTCAGCATTGCCTTCAACCAGGACAGCCACCCTGCCGTCAACGACGTGCTTTGGGCCTGCTCGCTCAGCCACTCCCTGGGCCGGCACGAGCTCTCTGCCATCGTCCCCCTCATCATCCGCAGCATCCACTGTGCCCCAATGCTGTCCGATATTCTGCGCCGCTGGACTCTCTCGGCGCCCGGCCTGGGCCCCTTAGGGGCACGCCGGGCCACCAAGCCACTGGGTGCTGACCGGGCGCCGCTCTGCCAGCTCCTGGATGCGGCAGTCACCGCCTACATCACCACCAGCCACTCGCGCCTCACGCACATCAGCCCGCGGCACTATGGGGACTTCATTGAATTCCTGGGCAAGGCCCGGGAGACCTTCCTGCTGGCGCCCGACGGGCACCTCCAGTTCGCACAGTTCTTGGAGAACCTCAAACAGACCTACAAGGGCAAGAAGAAACTCATGCTTTTGGTGCGGGAGCGTTTTGGTTGA